A stretch of DNA from Methylomicrobium lacus LW14:
CTGCGAATATCAAACCGCCCATCCGCTGCAATTGTTTCCGTTGGAAGTGCAGCAGGTCGAATACCTGCCGACGCTGGCCGCGGTTTCCGCCAGCGGCCTGTCTTCGGCCAAACATCTGGCCAATGTCAAGGCCGCAATCCGTATCGTGCTGCGCACTACCGCCGATGTACGCTTCAATAAAATGGCGCTGGACAAGCTCTCGCTGTTTTTGCGCGGCACCGGCGGCATTCCTTACCGCCTGTATGAGCAATTTTTGGCCAACACTCAGGGGATTGCCTGCAAGTTTCAGCAAAACGGCTCTGCGCAGGTGGAATATACGAGCGGCGCGGGACTCGCGCGCGGCTTGGGTTTCGCCGAGGACGAGGCGATGCTGCGCAACACGCCGCGCTCGTTCGACGGATACCGCATGCTGCAGGAATATTTTGCCTTTCCCGAGCGCTTTTTGTTTGTCGAATTGTCCGGTCTGGAGCCTCTGGTAAGACAATGCGAAGGCAATGAACTGGAGCTGTTCGTGCTGCTGGACCGCAGTGACGCGAACCTGATCCATGCACTGGACAAATCCAATCTGGCGTTGTTTTGCGTGCCGGCGATCAATCTGTTTCCGAAACGTACCGACCGTGTCCACGTCGATCCGCGCCAATCCGAATACCATATCGTGGTGGACCGTACCCGGCCGATGGATTATGAAATCTTCAGCGTCGGGCAAGTCACCGGTTACGGTAACCAACAATATAGCGAGCAAGCTTTTTTGCCTTTTTACGGCTCGCGCAGCGCTTATCAAAGTCAGGCGGAAACGGCTTTTTATACGCTGAACCGAAGGCGGCGGGTGTTGTCTTCGAAGCAACGTCGCGAAGGCATCCGTTCCAGCTACATCGGCAGCGAACTGTTCATTTCTCTGGTCGATGCGGCGCAGGCGCCGTTTGCACCGGAGGTCACGATGCTGGGTCTGGAG
This window harbors:
- the tssF gene encoding type VI secretion system baseplate subunit TssF; protein product: MDPRLLNYYNRELQQVREIGAEFAAEYPKIAARLGLDTFECADPYVERLFEGFAFMAARVQLKIDSEFPNFTQNLLEIVYPHYLATTPSMTVVEFKPDLTESGLAEGFLVPKGTTLRSQIGKGEQTACEYQTAHPLQLFPLEVQQVEYLPTLAAVSASGLSSAKHLANVKAAIRIVLRTTADVRFNKMALDKLSLFLRGTGGIPYRLYEQFLANTQGIACKFQQNGSAQVEYTSGAGLARGLGFAEDEAMLRNTPRSFDGYRMLQEYFAFPERFLFVELSGLEPLVRQCEGNELELFVLLDRSDANLIHALDKSNLALFCVPAINLFPKRTDRVHVDPRQSEYHIVVDRTRPMDYEIFSVGQVTGYGNQQYSEQAFLPFYGSRSAYQSQAETAFYTLNRRRRVLSSKQRREGIRSSYIGSELFISLVDAAQAPFAPEVTMLGLETLCTNRDLPLVMPVGIGDTDFTLQISAPVQAIRCIAGPTRPLPPAYEGDSVWRLISHLSLNYLSLIDTDAKQGAVALRELLSLYADQRDSAKRKQIEGVVSVSAKNVVRRIDMKGPIVFGRGLEVSLLLDESAFEGGGYFLMGKVLEQFFANHVSINSFVETVVRSTDRGEVARWPARIGRRHIF